GATACAGGCGCAGAGCTTGCCGGTGATCCTCAAGGGGATGGACCTGATCGCCCAGGCCAAGACCGGCAGCGGCAAGACCGCCGCGTTCGGCATCGGCCTGCTCAACCCGATCAACCCGCGCTACTTCGGTTGCCAGGCACTGGTGATCTGCCCGACCCGTGAGCTGGCCGACCAGGTCGCCAAGGAAGTCCGCCGTCTGGCCCGTGCCGAAGACAACATCAAGGTCCTGACCCTGTGCGGCGGCGTGTCGTTCGGCCCGCAGATCGCTTCGCTGGAGCACGGCGCGCACATCATCGTCGGCACCCCGGGGCGTATCCAGCAACACCTGCGCAAGGGTTCGCTGGTGCTCGACGGTCTGAACACGCTGATCCTCGACGAAGCCGACCGCATGCTCGACATGGGCTTTTACGACGCCATCGAAGACATCATCGAAAAGACCCCGGCACGCCGTCAGACCCTGCTGTTCTCCGCCACGTACCCGGTGGGCATCAAGCAACTGGCGTCGAAATTCATGCGCGATCCGCAGACGGTGAAAGCCGAGGCGTTCCACGACGACACGCAGATCGAGCAGCGTTTCTACGAGATTTCCCCGGAAGAGCGCATGAGCGCAGTGACCAAAGTCCTGCACCACTTCCGCCCGGCTTCCTGCGTGGCGTTCTGCTTCACCAAGCAGCAGGTGCAGGAAACCGTTGACCACCTGACCTCCAAAGGCATTTCCGCCGTCGGCCTGCACGGCGATCTGGAACAGCGTGATCGCGATCAGGTGCTGGCGATGTTCGCCAACCGCAGTACGTCGGTCCTGGTCGCCACCGACGTCGCCGCTCGTGGTCTGGACATCGACGCGTTGGACATGGTGATCAACGTCGAACTGGCCCGCGACTCGGAAATCCACATTCACCGCGTTGGCCGTACCGGTCGTGCCGGCGAGAAAGGCATTGCGGTCAGCCTCGTTGCGCCGTCCGAAGCGCATCGCGCGCAAGCCATCGAACAGCTGCAGAAAGCTCCGCTGAACTGGGATCAGGTCGATAACCTCAAGTCCCAGGGCGGCGCCCCGCTGCAGCCACCGATGAGCACCCTGTGCATCGCCGGCGGGCGTAAAGACAAGGTGCGTCCGGGCGACATCCTCGGCGCACTGACTGGCGACGCCGGCATCCCCGGCGCCCAGGTCGGCAAGATCGCGATCTTCGACTTCCAGTCGTATGTCGCCGTTGAACGCACCGTGGTCATGCAGGCGCTGCAGCGCTTGAACAACGGCAAGATCAAGGGCCGTTCGCTGCGCGTGCGGGTTTTGTAAACGGTCTACCATCCAAAGTAGATCCCTGTGGGAGCGGGCTTGCTCGCGAATGCGGTGTATCAGGCGACTTATGTGTCAACTGACATACCGCATTCGCGAGCAAGCCCGCTCCCACAGTTTGTTTTGTAGCGACCTACCAAGAGGACACCGTTTTGCGCTCTACCGAAGTCGTGATCATTGGCGCTGGCGCCGCAGGGTTGATGTGTGCACTGACCGCCGCCGGGCGTGGGCGTCAGGTGTTGCTGCTCGATCATGCGAACAAGGCCGGCAAGAAAATCCTGATGTCCGGTGGTGGCCGCTGCAATTTCACCAACATGTACACCGAACCGGGCAATTTCCTCTCGGGTAACCCGCATTTCTGCAAATCGGCACTGGCGCGCTACACCCAGTGGGATTTCATCGGCATGGTCGCCAAGCACGGCGTGCCGTATCACGAGAAGAAACTCGGTCAGTTGTTCTGCGATAACAAATCCAGCGACATCCTCGGCATGCTGCTCGACGAGTGCGATCAGGTCGGCGTCGAGCTGCACCTGGATACCTCGATCCAGACCATCGAGAAGGTCGAAAGCGGCTACCTGCTCGACACCACCCTCGGCCAGATTCAGTGCCAGTCGCTGGTAATCGCCACCGGCGGGCTGTCGATCCCGACGCTGGGCGCCACCGGTTTCGGTTATCAGGTCGCCAAGCAGTTTGGCCATGAACTGCTGCCGACTCGCGCCGGACTCGTGCCGTTCACCATCACTGATCAGCTCAAGGAACTGTGCACCGAGCTGTCCGGTACTTCGGTGGATTGTCTGGTCAGCTGCAACGACCAGAGCTTTCGCGAGAATATTCTGTTCACTCACCGTGGCCTCAGCGGCCCGGCGATTCTGCAGATCTCGTCGTTCTGGGAGCCGGGCGACACCGTGGAGATCAACCTGCTGCCGGATCACGACACCGCGGCATGGCTGCAACAGCAAGTGGCCGAACGCCCGAACAGTGAACTGAAAACCCTGCTCGGCGAGATCTTCACCAAGAAGATGGCCAACCTGCTGGCGGACAACTGGTTCGTTTCCAAACCGATGAAGCAATACACCCACGCCGAACTGGCGCAGATCGCCGACAAGCTCGGCAGCTGGAAAGTCGTCCCGGCCGGCACCGAAGGCTATCGCACCGCCGAGGTCACGCTGGGTGGCGTCGATACCCGCGAAGTGTCGTCCAAGACCATGGAGTCGCTGAAAAGCCCGGGGCTGTATTTTGTCGGCGAAGTGCTCGACGTCACCGGGCATCTGGGCGGTTTCAACTTCCAGTGGGCCTGGGCCTCGGGTTACGCGGCCGCGCAGTACGTCTGATCCAACACAAATCAAAAACTGTGGGAGCGGGCTTGCTCGCGAATGCGCTGGATCAGTCGACATACATGTTGAATGACACACCGCTTTCGGGAGCAAGCCCCCTCCCACAGTTGTTATGCGTGATGCAGTAAGGAACACTTTTTGCTGTCAGATGTGATCGGCGCCATTGCGTCGGCGTCATTACTGGCTCAATTTAGCGGCATCGCCTCGGAAGGCCTTCGCACTTCATGTCCTCGACCTCGTTTCGTCAGTCTTTGCGGCGCCTGTGGGCGCTGGATAAATTCAGCTACAGCGTGCGGGTGTTCATCGCCCTGACCGGCAGCATGGCGCTGTGTTGGTATCAGGATGAAATGGGCCTGTTGATCCCGTTGTTCCTCGGGATCATCGCCAGCGCCCTGGCCGAGACCGACGACAGTTGGCAGGGGCGCCTCAACGCCCTCGCCGTGACGCTGGTGTGTTTCAGTATCGCCGCGCTGTCGGTGGAACTGCTCTTCCCCTACCCCATCGTGTTCGCCATCGCCTTGGCCTTGGCCAGCTTCGGCCTGACCATGCTCGGCGCACTCGGCGAGCGTTATGGCGCGATTGCCTCGGCGACGTTGATCCTGTCGGTCTACACCATGATCGGCGTGGATCAGCGCGGCGGCGCGGTCACCGATTTCTGGCACGAACCGATGCTGCTGGTGGCGGGTGCCGCGTGGTACGGCCTGCTGTCGGTGCTGTGGCAGGCGATGTTTTCCAACCAGCCGGTGCAGCAGAGTCTGGCGCGGCTGTTCCGTGAACTGGGTTTCTACCTGAAGCTGAAAGCCTCGCTGTTCGAGCCGATCCGCCAACTGGACGTCGAAGGCCGACGGCTGGAACTGGCGCAGCAAAACGGTCGCGTGGTCGCCGCGCTGAACAGTGCCAAGGAAATCATTCTGCACCGGGTCGGCAACGGTCGCCCGGGGTCGAAAGTCAGCCGCTATCTGAAGCTGTATTTCCTCGCCCAGGACATCCACGAACGCGCCAGCTCTTCGCACTATCCGTACAACGCGCTGGCCGATGCGTTCTTCCACAGCGACGTGCTGTTCCGCTGCCAGCGTTTGTTGCGCCAGCAGGGCAAGGCCTGCCGCGCGCTGGCCGAATCGATCCAGATGCGCCAGCCGTTCGTCTACGACGCCAGTTTTGCCGAAGCACTGACTGACCTCGATGCCTCCCTTGAACACCTGCGCATCCAGAGCAATCCGGCGTGGCGCGGCCTCCTGCGTTCGCTGCGCGCACTGGCAGCCAACCTCGGCACCCTCGACCGTTTGCTCAGCGACGCGAGCAACCCGGATGCCTTGGCGGACGCCACCGACAGCAGCCTGCTCGACCGCTCGCCGCGCAACCTCAAGGACGTGTGGATTCGCCTGCGTACGCAACTGACACCGACTTCCCTGCTGTTCCGTCACGCCCTGCGCCTGCCGCTGGCGCTGAGTATCGGCTACGGCATGGTGCATCTGATTCACCCGTCGCAGGGTTACTGGATCATCCTCACCACGCTGTTCGTCTGCCAACCGAACTACGGCGCGACCCGGCGCAAGCTCGGTCAGCGGATTCTCGGCACCGCCATCGGCCTGACCGTGGCGTGGGCGCTGTTCGATCTGTTCCCCAGCCCGCTGGTGCAGTCGTGCTTCGCGATCGCCGCCGGGGTGGTGTTCTTTACCAACCGCACCACGCGCTACACGGTGGCGACCGCCGCGATCACCATCATGGTGCTGTTCTGCTTCAACCAGATCGGCGATGGCTACGGGCTGTTCCTGCCGCGCCTGTTCGATACCCTACTCGGCAGCCTGATCGCCGGCCTGACGGTGTTCCTGTTCCTGCCGGACTGGCAGGGTCGGCGCCTGAATAAAGTGCTGGCCAACACCCTGACCTGCAACAGCATCTATCTGCGCCAGATCATGCAGCAATACGCCGCCGGCAAGAGCGACGACCTCGCCTATCGCCTGGCCCGACGCAACGCGCACAACGCTGATGCGGCGCTGTCGACAACGCTGGCGAACATGCTCATGGAGCCGGGGCATTTCCGTAAGGAAGCGGACGTCGGTTTCCGTTTTCTGGTGCTGTCGCACACCTTATTGAGTTATCTGTCAGGGCTCGGCGCACACAGGGAAACTCAATTGCCAGCCGATGTGCGTGAGCAGTTGATTGAAGGCGCCGGGGTGAAACTGGCGACGAGCATCGACGACATCGCCCAAGGCCTGGCGAACAAGCAACCGGTGGCGATTCAGAGTGACGAAGAAGAAGCGCTGGCCAATGAGCTGGAGCAGATGCCCGACGAGATCGATGAAGGACAGCGACTGGTGCAGACGCAACTGGCGTTGATCTGCCGGCAGCTGGGGCCGCTGCGGACGTTGGCGGCGCATTTGATCAAAGACACCAGTGAGGTCAGCGGCGGCTGATCAGACGCCATCGCGAGCAGGCTCACTCCTACAAGGGAACGCATTTCAAACTGTAGGAGTGAGCCTGCTCGCGATAGGGCCATCAGCCACTTAACAAATTCTGGATCAGCTCTCACATCCCATGCTGGCGCAGCAACTTGTCATAACTGCCATCCGCCTTCATCGCCGCAATCGCCTTATCAAACCCGGCCACAATCTGCTCATGCTGCGGATTCTTCAGGCTTACCAGAATATGCAGGCTGTTCTCGCTCAACGGCTTGGGCAGAAACTCCACGGCGTTGCGCACTTTGGCTGATTCGCGGGCCAGGTAATAGCGCGCGACGTATTCATCTTCCAGAGTCAGCTTGACCCGGTCCGCCGCGAGCATGCGCACGGCCATTGCGAAGTTATGCACAGGGACTTTCTCCAGTGCAGTATCGGCATCGAAGGCCTGCGAGTAGGCATAACCGCGCACCACCGCCACCGGGTAGGTGTGCAGTTGTTCCAGGCTGCCGTACTCCAGCGGCGTGTCCTTGCGCTTGAGAAAGCGGATGCGGTTGAGCAGGTATTCGCCAGAGAACTGGCCGATTTTGGTCCGTTCGTCGTTGTACCAGGCGTTGACCAGCACGTCGTATCGTCCTTCGCCCACCCCCAGCAGTGCCCGCGCCCAAGGTACCTGTTCATAGTCGCTGGCATAACCGGCCCGCGCCAGCGCGGTGCTGACGATGTCGGTGGCCAGACCACCGTTGACCAGCGTGTCGTCGGTAAAGGGCGGCCAGATATCAAACACCAGTCGCAACTTCTCCGCTGAGGCGGTTTGGGCCAGCAAGAGCAATCCGATCAAAGCAAAGGCTCGATGCAGTCGCGGCATGCTTGAAAATCCTTAGCGGGCGGGCTGCCCAGCGTGTTTTCAGTCAAAACCCCAAGGCCCCTTACCGGCGAAACCCAGGCCCTAACAGTAGCTCATTGAAGCCAGTGCACAGCGCTTTCCAGCAGATTACACAAAGCAGCCGCTATCGCGAGAAAGGAATGATGGCATTTTGACCTTTGTCACAGACTGTTCCGCCATACAGACATCCGGCGCCAGTGCCCTTAGTATCGGGCGACGGAGTTCAAGGAGTCGGAAGATGACAATCGAGTGGGTCTGCAAGCATCACAGTGATCTGGGCAAAGAAGAGTTGTACGCACTGCTGAAGCTACGCTCGGAGGTGTTCGTGGTCGAACAGAAATGCGCCTACCCGGACCTCGACGGCCAGGATCTGGGCGGCGACACCCATCACCTCATGGGTTGGGAAGATGATCAGTTGATGGCCTATCTGCGCCTGCTTGATCCCGAGTCCCAGGGCGGTGACGTGGTGATTGGCCGCGTGATCATCGCGCCGCAGGGCCGTGGCAAAGGGCTGGGGCATGTGATGATGGAACACGCACTGAAACAGGCCGGGAAGCATTGGCCGCAGGTGCCGATCTATCTGTCGGCGCAGGCGCATTTGCAGGGATATTACGGCAGGTACGGGTTTGTGGTGGCGGGTGAGGAGTATCTGGAGGATGACATTCCGCACATAGGCATGCGTCGTCCTTGAGGGCCCCTTCGCGAGCAAGCCCGCTCCCACATTTTGATCGCATTCCATCTGAAGGAACTCGGTCTACTGTGGGAG
The Pseudomonas fluorescens genome window above contains:
- the dbpA gene encoding ATP-dependent RNA helicase DbpA: MTTIATAFNTLPLSAAMLANLESLGYAQMTPIQAQSLPVILKGMDLIAQAKTGSGKTAAFGIGLLNPINPRYFGCQALVICPTRELADQVAKEVRRLARAEDNIKVLTLCGGVSFGPQIASLEHGAHIIVGTPGRIQQHLRKGSLVLDGLNTLILDEADRMLDMGFYDAIEDIIEKTPARRQTLLFSATYPVGIKQLASKFMRDPQTVKAEAFHDDTQIEQRFYEISPEERMSAVTKVLHHFRPASCVAFCFTKQQVQETVDHLTSKGISAVGLHGDLEQRDRDQVLAMFANRSTSVLVATDVAARGLDIDALDMVINVELARDSEIHIHRVGRTGRAGEKGIAVSLVAPSEAHRAQAIEQLQKAPLNWDQVDNLKSQGGAPLQPPMSTLCIAGGRKDKVRPGDILGALTGDAGIPGAQVGKIAIFDFQSYVAVERTVVMQALQRLNNGKIKGRSLRVRVL
- a CDS encoding substrate-binding periplasmic protein, whose translation is MPRLHRAFALIGLLLLAQTASAEKLRLVFDIWPPFTDDTLVNGGLATDIVSTALARAGYASDYEQVPWARALLGVGEGRYDVLVNAWYNDERTKIGQFSGEYLLNRIRFLKRKDTPLEYGSLEQLHTYPVAVVRGYAYSQAFDADTALEKVPVHNFAMAVRMLAADRVKLTLEDEYVARYYLARESAKVRNAVEFLPKPLSENSLHILVSLKNPQHEQIVAGFDKAIAAMKADGSYDKLLRQHGM
- a CDS encoding GNAT family N-acetyltransferase; the encoded protein is MTIEWVCKHHSDLGKEELYALLKLRSEVFVVEQKCAYPDLDGQDLGGDTHHLMGWEDDQLMAYLRLLDPESQGGDVVIGRVIIAPQGRGKGLGHVMMEHALKQAGKHWPQVPIYLSAQAHLQGYYGRYGFVVAGEEYLEDDIPHIGMRRP
- a CDS encoding NAD(P)/FAD-dependent oxidoreductase, which gives rise to MRSTEVVIIGAGAAGLMCALTAAGRGRQVLLLDHANKAGKKILMSGGGRCNFTNMYTEPGNFLSGNPHFCKSALARYTQWDFIGMVAKHGVPYHEKKLGQLFCDNKSSDILGMLLDECDQVGVELHLDTSIQTIEKVESGYLLDTTLGQIQCQSLVIATGGLSIPTLGATGFGYQVAKQFGHELLPTRAGLVPFTITDQLKELCTELSGTSVDCLVSCNDQSFRENILFTHRGLSGPAILQISSFWEPGDTVEINLLPDHDTAAWLQQQVAERPNSELKTLLGEIFTKKMANLLADNWFVSKPMKQYTHAELAQIADKLGSWKVVPAGTEGYRTAEVTLGGVDTREVSSKTMESLKSPGLYFVGEVLDVTGHLGGFNFQWAWASGYAAAQYV
- the yccS gene encoding YccS family putative transporter, which translates into the protein MSSTSFRQSLRRLWALDKFSYSVRVFIALTGSMALCWYQDEMGLLIPLFLGIIASALAETDDSWQGRLNALAVTLVCFSIAALSVELLFPYPIVFAIALALASFGLTMLGALGERYGAIASATLILSVYTMIGVDQRGGAVTDFWHEPMLLVAGAAWYGLLSVLWQAMFSNQPVQQSLARLFRELGFYLKLKASLFEPIRQLDVEGRRLELAQQNGRVVAALNSAKEIILHRVGNGRPGSKVSRYLKLYFLAQDIHERASSSHYPYNALADAFFHSDVLFRCQRLLRQQGKACRALAESIQMRQPFVYDASFAEALTDLDASLEHLRIQSNPAWRGLLRSLRALAANLGTLDRLLSDASNPDALADATDSSLLDRSPRNLKDVWIRLRTQLTPTSLLFRHALRLPLALSIGYGMVHLIHPSQGYWIILTTLFVCQPNYGATRRKLGQRILGTAIGLTVAWALFDLFPSPLVQSCFAIAAGVVFFTNRTTRYTVATAAITIMVLFCFNQIGDGYGLFLPRLFDTLLGSLIAGLTVFLFLPDWQGRRLNKVLANTLTCNSIYLRQIMQQYAAGKSDDLAYRLARRNAHNADAALSTTLANMLMEPGHFRKEADVGFRFLVLSHTLLSYLSGLGAHRETQLPADVREQLIEGAGVKLATSIDDIAQGLANKQPVAIQSDEEEALANELEQMPDEIDEGQRLVQTQLALICRQLGPLRTLAAHLIKDTSEVSGG